The Polymorphobacter megasporae genome window below encodes:
- a CDS encoding DUF3597 family protein has product MSLFGRIMDKIFHHPAAAAPAAAAPATAAPTAAPATAPAAATVAPAAAPVDVEAVLTEMASHGNGGNWQTSIVDLLKLLDLDSSLDARKGLAQELNVHAGADGSAEENIALHKAVMSELAENGGKVPASMRD; this is encoded by the coding sequence ATGAGTTTGTTCGGACGGATCATGGACAAGATTTTCCACCACCCCGCCGCTGCTGCCCCGGCTGCCGCTGCTCCGGCCACCGCAGCACCGACCGCTGCACCGGCGACCGCACCTGCGGCGGCGACCGTCGCGCCTGCCGCTGCACCCGTCGATGTCGAAGCGGTGCTGACCGAAATGGCGTCCCACGGTAACGGCGGAAACTGGCAGACGTCGATCGTCGACCTGCTCAAGCTGCTCGACCTCGATTCGAGCCTCGACGCGCGCAAGGGCCTCGCGCAGGAACTCAACGTCCATGCCGGTGCCGACGGCTCGGCCGAGGAAAACATCGCGCTGCACAAGGCGGTGATGAGCGAGCTCGCCGAAAATGGCGGCAAGGTGCCGGCGAGCATGCGCGACTGA